TCTTGAGTTCGGTTGAAGGATGTAGAAACAATGGGAGTACCAAATCTCGGTGGTCGAACATCAGTGTCCCCATTGTTCAAATCCTTGCAGGAGAAAGCTAGTAgcttcatcagcttcaCGTTCACGCAGTGAAACACAGCAAGACTCAGAAGAGCTCACTCTTAAGCTTTGTTCGAGAGATACCGTCCCAGAATGTCAAACTACCGTCGCTACCACCAGAGCAAAAAGTTCCCTGAACCTTGTGAAAAGTGAGAGAATTGATAGCGAAAACATTCTGGGAGCCGCTGACGGCGGGAGTTCGGGGCATGCTACCAGTAGGGATGTCGTATCGGTGACACTTGAAAGAGAAATTTCGTCTGTGTTTATCATTAGTTCGTTGCAGTGACTGCTATCTACTATCAACTTACTTGTCATCCTCCCCAGGGTATCTTTAtatgaaagaagatgaattttCCTTCTGCGTATACAACAAAATTACTCACTGGATAGCTACTCGGCCCTCAATACTTCCAACAGCAAATGCATCTCCGGTTGGGAAACAGCTGACAACTCGCGTTTGCCACTTCAACGGCGACTCAATACTCTGGATCCTGAAATCAGCTCTTTTAATCAATTGTATAACAGTATGCTAGCAAACCTTGAAGATGTTGGTAGGGTTTGAAAGGTTGATGACATGCAGTTGACGGTCCCCTGTAGCACAGACCAACAGTTGTTGAGCAACGCTCATTGAATAGGCCCTATCAGACAGATCGAGAGTTGCAATAGGGTTGGGTGATCTCAAATCCCAGTACTGAGATAGATCAGCAATATACTTTCATGCGACGAAATGGTCTCTCTcaccttgagcttcttATCCCAACCTGCTGTAATCAAAACCTGTCCACTCCCTGGTACTTCCGCAAATTCAACACATTTTATGGGTGCATCATGTTGAGCTACTTGTTGTGCCTGCTGTGTTTGAACGTTGTACATTTGAGCAGCGTTGTCGCATCCGGAGGAGAAGACATATTGACCGTCCTGATCAAAGATACCAGTTAGGGCCATAAAGCGGCTGTATAGGAAGCAACATACTGCTGACCAAGTCAAATCAAGCACAGGGCCCTGATGAGAGTACATTGCTTTCCCTTGGTTCTGCCCTTGCGAGTTCACGTCGTATAACCGCACCTGAAATTCAGAAAATCAGCATCAGTAAACGCGCAAAATTAATTGACCAGTTGCTCAACCCACATTATTGTCCCAGCTCGCAACCGCAAGTATGTCGGTGGTAGGAGAGAACTCGATTCTAGAGATTGAGTCCGTGGGAGGGTTGGCGAGTTCAATATCCTTGACACCGGTTCGGAAGGTGGAGAGCATGGTTGAGGATTTGTGCGGCGCCtagaggtggtggaagaattgATTGACGAGTGTGGAGCAGTATAATGTATTATACGGGCGAGCAGCTGTCCTGTGAGACCGTAGCTATGGTTGATAGGGTTATagatgaaaagagaatTGCAGTTAATACAAATAGCAGCAGATAGCTCAAACCGACAGTTCACGCAAACGAGAAAGAAACCAACATAAGTTCGGAGACAACCGTGAGAATTTTGCGTCCGACGGATCGTCATTACAGAGAATAAAAACAAATTTCTGATACATTCCACACTTTTACCCTCATCTATACGCCTCCACAATGGCTTCCCTTACGGAGCTCTTCCAATTTCTCGACTCTCCTAATCCATCAGCTAGGCATCTAGCTCTCCAAAATCTTGTAGGCCACACTCCCAAGAACTCGACCAACCGAactatcttcatcccctcttcttttgctggCAACATTACCGGCGGCGGCGGACTCGTACCTaacaaaaggaaagatgggTCAGATGAGGACGAAATGAAGGTTAAGGCCTTGATGGACCTGACATACCTGTGTATGGACCAAGCGGTAGGTTTTATTCATTTTGCTGGAACCTTTCAACCTTATCATGTGTTGGTCAGCCCATCGCACACGATGCCCTTTCTGCTTTAATCAACCTTTCGGATAATCTTGCTGTGGCCCGACACATCGTCGGTAAAGAATTCCTTGTCTGGCTCGTTTCGTATACTGTCGTGAGTACAGAGCCTTAGCAGCTGCTCAGTGGAATGCTTATTATTTTCTAGAACAccacttccctctttctccccttACTTCCATGTTGTTGTCCAACATCActtctcacccttctttGATCCCCAACCTTGCCAACCTCACTATCCCCATAATCCCCCTCCCCAAATCTAAGCACTACCCGCCATACTTCCTTCCCGCTTCCGGATCAGCATCATCCACAATCCACCCCGATTTCCGTGACCCTACAATCGGTCTTGCCAATGCTGAGGCTGGTCAAGAACCTGAAAGGGAGATCGAAGCCATTCGAGCATTGGTGCAAGCCTTTGAGGATGGTGCTGCTGATGGTGTGAAAGAGGGTACCGGTAAACGTAAGGGTGACTGTAACTTTTTGGCTTCAGTCTTTGCCAACATTTCAATGGCCCCTGCTACCAGGCAACTTCTCCTCACTCCCCGTCCTCCCTTTCCGCAACCCGCTGAGGCTACACCTtcagaagacgatgagcCCCTCTTATCAAAAATTGTTGTTTACACAGGTCACCCTGATACTATCAGGCGAGGTGGTGCCCTAGGATGTATCAAGAACTGTGCGATGGACCGGGCCAGTATGGGTTGGCTGTTGGCTAGGGAAGGtgaattttttttctctggATTGGATGTAGTGCTAATCATCAATTTAGAGGACCGAGTCAGGTTGCCCTCAGATCCCACGCGAATGATCAAGGGTGTTGATGTTTTGCCTTGGGTTTTGGCCCCTCTCATGGGTCCTGAAGAATATGAAATTGATGTGCGTCTTCAACAGTCATGCCTGAAAGTTGCATGCTGATGTTTTCCGCCATcaggaaatggagaagcTCCCCCCTACTCTGCAATTCCTTCCTccggagaaggagcgagAGAGCGACACAGTACTCCGTATGATGTGTGTCGAAattttgcttttgcttgCTACCAGTAAGTAATGCCATCGATTCTTTCGTGATAGCCATTAAGCGTATCCTTAAGCGTTCACCGGCCGAGAAGCCCTCCGAAACCGAGGTGCTTACTACGTCGTTCGAGAACATCATAAGGTTGAGACCGACCAGCAGGTAAGCGGACAGACTCTTATCAACACTGCATTCATGAACTGACAAAATTGGTAGATCAAGGACTCTATCGAGCGACTTGTTGGTCTCTTACAACGGGACGAAGGCAGGGATACTAAGGAGGACCATATCGAAGAGCTCGTCAAGGGTGCAGCCAAgcaggagggagaggaagaggaaatgggaGAGTTGGACGTCGTTGAAGTTTAAAGTGTCTGCTTTCGATCTTTCTCAAAACATGTATAGAGAAGCGCACACATAGGGACAATGGGGAGAGGAATCATTCAGTCTCAGCTAACGTAATCGTCTTGTTGCATTGCTTACTGTCTTGCCAGCGTATATTGACGATGTTTAGAGCACGCTTACGCCTTTTCCTGCAGCTATAGTAAACGCTTCAATCAAACGCCTAGCTTTCCTAGTACAGGCAATAGATAATAGGCAACATAAATTTTTGGATTCAGGTACACAATACATAATCTTTGGCAATCATCAGTAACAATGTACTTGATATCTAATAGGTGATGAATAGAAATGGTGAGAGCAACGTCCCGGCAAGATAGTTTCTGAAATTTGGCATCTGAGATGTGGGTACAAAATGTTGTGAAGTCTCATTACGATTACATCgcgtcttcatctctcatctcACCAATCAACTAGATTCAAGGGAATTATCCACTTCGTTACCCATCTACTAACCGACTTCGAATACTTCActtcacttccttctttatTCTGATTCCTGTTCAATCATTTGCTATCAATGATATTTAttgctcctcctcaaaTGTATGATGTTTGTCGTGCATGCCcatcaaatcatcaaaCGTTACGTGGTATTTTTTTACTGCGTACCAAAAC
This genomic window from Cryptococcus deuterogattii R265 chromosome 12, complete sequence contains:
- a CDS encoding mRNA export factor; protein product: MLSTFRTGVKDIELANPPTDSISRIEFSPTTDILAVASWDNNVRLYDVNSQGQNQGKAMYSHQGPVLDLTWSADGQYVFSSGCDNAAQMYNVQTQQAQQVAQHDAPIKCVEFAEVPGSGQVLITAGWDKKLKYWDLRSPNPIATLDLSDRAYSMSVAQQLLVCATGDRQLHVINLSNPTNIFKSIESPLKWQTRVVSCFPTGDAFAVGSIEGRVAIQYPGEDDKRNFSFKCHRYDIPTGSMPRTPAVSGSQNVFAINSLTFHKVQGTFCSGGSDGSLTFWDGISRTKLKTFSCKDLNNGDTDVRPPRFGTPIVSTSFNRTQEIIAYAMSYDWSKGHSGVPPAGQSVNKVMLHPVKPEEVNKKPKRN
- a CDS encoding cytoplasmic protein (genome sequence mistake), producing MLLSNITSHPSLIPNLANLTIPIIPLPKSKHYPPYFLPASGSASSTIHPDFRDPTIGLANAEAGQEPEREIEAIRALVQAFEDGAADGVKEGTGKRKGDCNFLASVFANISMAPATRQLLLTPRPPFPQPAEATPSEDDEPLLSKIVVYTGHPDTIRRGGALGCIKNCAMDRASMGWLLAREEDRVRLPSDPTRMIKGVDVLPWVLAPLMGPEEYEIDEMEKLPPTLQFLPPEKERESDTVLRMMCVEILLLLATTFTGREALRNRGAYYVVREHHKVETDQQIKDSIERLVGLLQRDEGRDTKEDHIEELVKGAAKQEGEEEEMGELDVVEV